One Rhinolophus ferrumequinum isolate MPI-CBG mRhiFer1 chromosome X, mRhiFer1_v1.p, whole genome shotgun sequence genomic window, ACAGGGAGAAAGTCAAAGGGATTTGCCCATGGTCACAGATGCGACCTTTGTACGTGCTGCCTCTGAACTGCAGAAGCCTTTGTATGTAGCAGGTTgatttcctttcccctcccacaTGTCAGAAAAGTTCCATTTTCATGTACCATACAATTAATCCACTTAAAGAGTACAATTCAgaggttttagtatattcagagttgaaCAATCATCACTATTGAATTTTGGAACAGTTTTGTCACCCTTTTAACCCTTTAGCAGTTCCTTTCTACACACACCTCCCACCCCGGAACAACTTATCTGCttttcgtataaatggaatcatacaacatgtggcctttcgtgcctggcctctttcacttagcacgatgttttcaaggttcaagcacgttgtagcgtgtgtcagtacttcacgtctttttatggccaaatagtattccattgcataggTATAATACATTTgtccatttgggttgtttctacttttttggctgctatgaataatgctgctatgaacacttaTATATAGGCTTTTGTGTAGACTTCACTCTTCGATTCTCTTGggtgaaattgctaggtcatatggtaatactttaactttttaaggaactatCAGGCTGTTTTACAAAGCTACAtcattttacagtcccaccagctGTGTATGAGGATTttagtttctccacattcttgccaacacttattttcttttttttgtttgtttgttttttgagagaaaaacatcctaatgggtgtgaagtagtatctcattgtggcattttttcccctgaaatttttaaaaaatttttttcaattacagttaatgttcaatattattttatattagtttcagatgtacagcatagtgattagacatttatataacttatgaagtgatacccccgataagtctagtagccatctggCACTAtgcatggttattacaatattattgactatattccctatgctgtatgttacatccccatgactatttggtaataccaatttgtatttcttcatcccttcaccttttctacccagccctgctcccatctggcaaccatcagtttgttctctgtactatgagtttgtttctgtttgttcgtttattctgttctttattctgttctttaaattccacgtatgagtgagatcatatggtatttgtctttctcagtctgacttatttcacttggcataataccttctaggtccatccatgttgtcacaaatgataagatttcattcttttttatggccaagtaatattccattgtgtgtgtgtgtgtgtgtgtgtgtgtgtgtgtgtgtatacacaacatcttctttatccagttgtctattgatgggcacctaggttgcttccatattttggttattgcaaatagcgctgcaataaatacaggggtacatatgtctttttgaattggtgttttggatttcttcggataaataccctgaagtggaattgctgggtcataaggtagttctattttaaaatttttaaggaaactccaaaccatttcccatagtggctgtatcaatttgtaaccccaccaacaatgcatgagggttctcttttctctacatcctcaccaacacttgttgtttattgatttattcattgtttttatttgcatttctctgataataatgatgttgagtacattttcatatgtctactggctatctctatgtcttctttggagaaatgtctattcaggtcctctgcccatgttttaatcaagttgttttttttttatgttgagttgtatgaattacttatatattttggatattaactccttattggatgtatcattgtgaattaccttctcccattcagtaggttgtctctttatttggttgatggtttccttcactgtgcagaagttttttagtttgatgtaatcccatttgtttatttttgcttttgttaccctTGTCCAAGGAGACATAGACATATCCAAAAAGTTATCACTGTGACCTGTATCAAAGAGTTcattgtctatgttttcttctagaagttttatgacacagtgacagatggttgctagacttatcgtGATGATCACGTcatcaggtatataaatgtcaaatctaTAGTAtatacctgaaatgaatataatactgCATACcaactataatacatttttttccaccaCATTTACTggtttacataaatatttgaaaacaaatccatttctcttcccttttggtATCCTTGGCACATTATTATCTTAATAAACTACTGTACATATCTGTAATGgggaaatgagttttaaaatatgaaagaacagTCAATACATAGCCAAATGGGTTAACCATTAAaaggactttttttaaattttattttaagttaggCCATTGATTTgcaacttttattaaaataactttcatctataaaacaaggtaATTTATAACTGGATGATCTTATCTCAAGTTTTGACAGCAGttgaatttttacattaaaaattgcaaaatttcaactaaagaacaaaacattcaGACACAAGCTTATACTTAAAAACTTCTTTCAACTTCAGCAAATAGAGAATGGCTGCTTATCAATTTACGTTAGTCCTCTGGTCCAGAGTATACTTTccagttaaaatatttgaaatcgcTCTTCTGTGTGGCATGGGTACTTCTAGTGGGAATTAGTATAGAGTCTGTTCTTGATGAAGGCAATACTAGCCAGGTGCTGCCTGACGCCTGTGTAATGCTGAATGTGACAAAACCAGCGAGAGACATTAagatatttctccttttcttgaaCTGTCAGGTCAACTATAAAACGATGAAGTCCATAATATAATAAGATATCTGCTAAGGTGAAGTTATATCCTGTAAGGTAGACTTTATCTTCAAGATATGAATTAAGATCCTTCAACAGAATGCGGGTATCATCTTTATTGGTGTGTCCATCTACTTGAGTTACTCTGTATTCTAACCACTGTTGAACTATTGCTTTTTCTTCTGCAGTGCTTCCAAGCAAATATTCTTTGTTGGCTTGCTTGACTAAATGAGCTGCTATAGTCGTCAATCCTATTAGATTTGGACCATTGTTTGTTTGAAGAATTGGAACCTGGCACTTGCCATGAGTGTTGTATTTGTTCCCTTTATTCAGCCCCAGGGACTTCTCCAGCAACGCCAATTCTGCGACTGCTGCCATCTTGTGGGCTCACCTCCCCGCAGGGGCGGAATCGagctaatacatttttttaaaaaaaggaaggatgaGTCCTCAAGTCAACCTGGACATGGCATTTCTCCCCCAAGCTGGTCTCTCATCCTGTGCTTCCCAGCTTGGTGGGTGGTATCACCATTCTAGTCCATACACCAAGGGACACATGTAGGTCACCCTCACACTCTTGTCACGCCTGCAGTCGTTCTGAACTACCCCTACTGCCCCTCCCCAGTCTGGCCTTCCTCAtctgccttcctcctcttctctggcTATTCCCTGCCACATACTATGTTCTAGCCATCCTGATCTCTCCCTCTTCATGgtgcctccttttctctctcagaatGACGGGTGGGTTCCTGCACCTTTAAGGCTCGACTCAGAGGGTTTCTTCTGCCCCAAGGCCCTCTCTCTATGCTCCCAGAGAATGTCTGTTCACCTTCCTGGACCACTAGCCCAACTGCCACCCGCTCCCTAAAGCCTGCCAGGTGGAGCTAGTGACTGCTGCCAAGACGCACAGCACTTGGCACGTGAAGCTGCCATCacctcatttatttaaatgtctctGCCTCTGGACTGAGGTCAAGAActctgtttttctcatctttctctcccCCCTAGTCCCAGGTACCTGGTAAGTCTTCAGTGTGTGGTGACTGAATTATCCTGTGCTAACTTTCTGGTTCCATAATCCTATGAAAAGCATTTACTGAAGGATTTCCTTTAAATGAAAGCTACTTGGATCATTGAAAATAGCATTGGGTTTGCAGAAATTTGAATCACAAGGAGCACGGTCAGAACACTTCTGCTGTGTTCAAGCAGATCACTCTGGGTTCTGGAAGTACACCCTGTTTCGTGTTTGGGCAATCAGTCTCAGACCCTGGTGAGGGGCCAGGCGTATTTATAGTGAGCAAGACATCTGCCGTCTCTCACACCCTCCTCACACCCAGGGCATTGCTGACTCCCTGTTATGGAGGCCAGCCCTGGTTTGAGATGGGAGCAGGAGCAGTCAGATTCCAGCCTAGCTCCCTGCAGTCTCCGACTTGAATCACCTGTGTACTGGCTTCCCTGTGAATATATCATCTTGaaatgcagttttctttcttttttatggcttgcaaaaattgacataaaattgacataccataaaattcatccttttaaagaGTACAATTCACTGGCATGTAggatattcacaaagttgtgtgACCAGCACTTCTGTCTAGTTGCAAGACGTTTTCATCATCCCCATACGAAAGCTTGTACCCACTGAACAGCCAGttcaccctcccctcccccaagccctgGCAACCGCTCAtcagctctctgtctctctgcgtTGACCTAGTCTGCatgtttcatagaaatggaatcatgtagtatgtggccttttgtgtctgtctggcttctttcactcagcattgtgttttcaaggctcatccaggttggagcatgtgtcagaacttcattcctttttgtggccaaataatattttgttgcatGGATAAACCAGTCCCACTAGAATTCTGCTTTGTGAAGGCACCACTTGGAGCCGCCTTGTTGGTGTGTGTTTCCCAGGGCTGAGATCAGAGCTGGGCACCTCGTCATGGTGATCAGTAGCTATTTGTGGGATGAATGAATAGAGGTTGCTGGTTCCCCCCAGTGTCTGCTGATCCTCTGTGTCTGCTTGTATTCCTCAATGGACACCCAGCTGGGATTTCCTCTccctgggctgggaggtgggCTGCAGTCTGGGAGGATGGAAACACTGCATATTGGGGTTCTGGGTGGTGAGCCAGCTAGTGAGCAGGCTGGGACTGGCCGGAACGAGCCTCTTCTAGGTCCGAGGCCTGCTTGGGCTGCCAGCTCCTCCTTGCCAGCTTGCTCACTTTCTTTAGAGGGGAGACGTCCAGCTTCTCTGTGGTGAGGAGGCAGGGCTGCATAGGAGGCTGAGAGGAGCGCAGGTCTGCATGCAGTTTCTaggctcctccccctccccccttcccactGTCTGCCTCCCCCAACACTGACTTGAGAAGGGGGTAAGGGAATCTTCCATCCAGCCTCCACGTCTCCTTCCTGCACAGGGGATATGCTCCTGAGTTTGGCTCCTTCCATATTTTGTCTTGTTACACTTTTTGTTGGAGGCACGTCATATTTAGAAAgtagggagaattgacatctttatgatATTGTATCTTCCTATTCA contains:
- the LOC117025322 gene encoding eukaryotic translation elongation factor 1 epsilon-1-like, with the protein product MAAVAELALLEKSLGLNKGNKYNTHGKCQVPILQTNNGPNLIGLTTIAAHLVKQANKEYLLGSTAEEKAIVQQWLEYRVTQVDGHTNKDDTRILLKDLNSYLEDKVYLTGYNFTLADILLYYGLHRFIVDLTVQEKEKYLNVSRWFCHIQHYTGVRQHLASIAFIKNRLYTNSH